The sequence TCCACAGCACCAAACTCAATGTGCctttgtttgttctgttatttatttttcattgatcTTCTGTAAGTGGTTTTCTGTTCAATTATGTGTGGTATAAAtagaaaaagtaattaaaaaaactttaattacaAACTTGATGCAAAAAATTTGCCAATTTACATCAACAGGTGAATATTCTGCAGCGATttcattcaaattaatttaacttGCTGcaaaattttgtcattttaatttctgGTCCAGACCTTTCAGAAAATTATAATtgtctctccatttttctgttgtagttatttttaatttgtttcctGTTCCAGCTCACACTGACTGGGAAACATCAGACGTGAGTCGTAATGAGAAACATATCTGAATGAAGACAGTTTGTGCTGCAGTTTGAAGGCAGCCTGAGACCATCCTCTGTCCCTTCTCCTTTTCAACAGGCTCCTTGTTCAGCCTGCGAGGTCTCTGTGTCTCCGCTGACTGAAGCCTTTTGTCCACTGACCCCGAACTCTGGAGAGAGCAGAATAcaaggagggagggatgaagagacacacagggagaggagagaaaagagatgaatacagaggaagaaacagagaggggTAAACACAAGTTTGACTCAGAGCagggtgaaagagagaaatcctttactgctgttttcacattaaattatcctgaaaacatttcctgcaaCTTGTACGTCTGAGGTTTACCTCTTCACTGTAGTAGCTGCTATGAAAGTAACACTTTTCAGATAAACGTCATTTTAAGGATAATgtcacagacagaaactgatTTTCACTGTGATCAATAGCTCATATGTTGGTCTGTCAATACCAGCTGatattttgtagaaatgttgaacAACTTTGGTATAATTTGACTTTGAACGGAGGTTGAGCATTGatactttttaaatacaatgatttaaaatttaattatagatattttgtttttattaaagataTCTGACACTGCCGTGGTTGATTATGTCCTTTatcttaaaagaaaatattatttaaaaaattaatttaaattaagtaaaaattattaaatttcatttccatttttcagtttcatcaaatgttttataacagtatgaacagcatcatttttaaagaaaatttaaCAGTATAACTGTAAAACtaacacatttcatttgctgtattactaacatttttttttttatgattcattGTCGATTGTTGAGACAAGACAAAACAGACGGTGAACTTTTACTTCACCAGGAAGGATGAGCATGAATGTCTCAACACACACCAGACGTTCCTCATCTTCTTCCTGGGAAACTGTCTGCTGTAGAGTCTGCTGTAACACACAGTGTGACTCCTGACAGTTACATCTGACTCACTTCTACACTGAAAAACGCTGACATGGCAAACTTCAGGATGTGTTGAAGTATCAAATAATCTGTCAAATGATCCTGACTATgacacatgaaacaataaacaccTCGCTTGGGTGAATTTATTTACTGTGGTTGAAACTCAGTGACAGTAACGACATGTCCACCTGATTTTGGTGCTGACGCAGTTACACACATCAAACTTGCTTGAGCTCGGAGAAAATCACCTTGTTACTTTCAACTTAACCCTATTTTCTATTCCAGTAACTTTGTTTTCACTAAAGCACCAAAGATTCAGTCATTGTTATGTgaagaaatacaaataaatctTTTTCACATTAACTTTGAATGGAAAAAGATAAAGtcatcatatttttattgaatatgCCGATTTGTGTTTTGACTGGTTGAAGGAATGAAGTCACATCTTGTGTTCATTCTGTGTTGTTCATCTGCCACGTGTGATGTCACGATGATGTCATACCACGCTACACTTCCTGTCTTCAGGGTGTACCAGCACGCCCAAACCCaaaaccaagtggtttttgtgcctaaacctaaccagacctgaaccacagcgttatcacatcataaaaagtcattattttttaacattgatGTGTAAAGCAGGAGATTTACTCGCTTCTGCATCATGAACTTGCTTCTGTACTTTGCAAGGATTCCACTAGAGGGCACAACAGGGAACTAAGGATATAAATATAACTTCTGGATTTGCATGATGTAAAATctgccaaaaaacacaaagaagaagaagaagaagcatgatataaaaaacaaacactgagacactCGCAGagttttaatttgacaagtttatattattaatttctaattgacattgtgggtgtatgtgatgtgctgtgttgtgtagctttgtatttgttgttctgtgtgtttttttgttgttttgtactgtttgttgttgtgctgttgtgtgttttgattgtgggggactacggatgcaaattagcttcgtgctaactccggtgcagtgcatctttaatgtttaaaactgcacactgtcccaatcaatacATCAAATCTACAATCTACTTTGTTAATTCAAGCATATTTGTCACTGTGCAGCGACGATGACACATTGTACAGATGCGAGTAATTGCAGACTTGGTCTATTAACTTGTCTTCAAAACTTTCTGccattgttgttgctgctttcaTGCCGACTGACCCCTGACCCCGTCACGTCCCCATACTGCCCCTACTGTTCATGTGCGTATTGCCTCTTGCGGACACCTCGCGTTAATTTCTGAGGACGTGTACAACCAAAGCTCCAAACGAACTCGAGGAAGCCATCATGCGCACATGAACGTGTAGTTAAAAGCAAGTATATCTCCGGCctaacagttttggaaagatGGAggcaccagattagaaaacgctcagtgtcgttctggagtcacatgatcaaaccactTATCAGCTCGTTTCGTTTGGAGGACTTGATgctactagaggtcagaaactccacagaaGTCGATAGGAACGGGTCTTTTAGTTTGATGGTATGTGACACGGATCTGATGTGGAATGTGATTCAGGGTCAAAGTAGTCTGACCCTCAATGGGTTAATCCCTCACTGTGCTTTCAGGATGATAAAAAGCAGCACTATCTCCTCCTCAAACACTGTTTGACATGAGCAGAGTTAATAAAGCCTGTGACATAATCTTCTTACATCATCAGTCAGCCTCATCCCTCACAGCGGTTGGATACAAACTTAATCTCTGAACCGCTGCAGTCGTTTTGCTGCAGCACAACATGCGACAGACGTTTAGCTGCAAGTCTTTAAGCAAGTTAGTAACCTCATGTTTAAAGGAATCACATTTAAAGGTTCTTAGGTTCCGTCCCAACACCCACACTTGCAGTATTTGTGAGGCATCAAGTTCCtgctttttgtgatgttttcttgCCGCTGTGTTGAGTTTAATCAGAGCTCCcatcactcacacaaacacatggctCAATCAAGCTCAAAGAATTAGCTCACAGAATTATAATTACAATCACATTAGAGTAAAATATTGCACCTGAAAGAGACATAGCATGATATTATTTTAATGGTTTCTGTCAAGGAACTTATTTCTCTAAATACTGAaggaaaaatgatcaaaattgatGCAACAGGACCAgtgatattgtgttttttatttccaattacTTAGATTATTGTCAGTCCTAAAACCAGCTTATTGTCACATTGCCATCAACATCTAAACAGGTGTTGAGCTTTAGACCGTGATGAATTGCGGGATACACTGAGCACCTGTCCatcactttgatccagactgaaatatctctacaaTGATCTGATcgattgctgtgaaattttgttccccagaagatgaatcctactgacttttcctcttttcatgaGTCTGACTTTTACGGTTCAGAgtaaaatatcttgacaacaaTTAGATGAAGCTCCAGTGCTTCACATGGCTGCACCGAGGCTGTATATTTGTCAccctcttccttctctttttgttcaaagaagaaataaataaattccatCATGTGACATgacttacaaaaacataaaatacttctgttaaatttcatttttatagttgaaaataaatgtgaaattcatgtttttacatgtgaaatatcTACAACCATCGGTGCCTATGTGAACTTACCATTATATGTGaaattgttgttttcacaaGTGATGTCTTACATTTCAAATGAGAAACGGTGTTCCacatgtgatgaatgtgtttcatATGATACATTTGGGTTTTTATGTCTCTTATGGAGtcttctttaagaaaaaaaagcacaatctttcacattttccacatcTGAATAGTTGAGAAAGAGGGTAAAGTTGCTTAAtgtacaacaaaaaacacaagaaacatcCACTttattaattacaaaaacacatatctGACTTCATGTCACAATTGGATAAATAGCTCACAAAATACAGATTTTACAGCTACCATAGTGAATCATGTACAGGTGTAAATGAGTGTCTGTATGTTTAAATATGTAAGTGAGTTTTCATGGGTTTTAAAAGGCTCCATACCGACTCTTGTTTTCCAGGCACAGAGTCTGCAGACAGCGGCATCGGGGATCTGGACGACCTGCCGGTTCCCCAGCAGATCCACATCAGTAACATCACCTGTGATTCATTCAAGATCAGCTGGGACATGgacagcagaggcagagagaggatcACACACTACTTCATCGACCTAAACAAGAAGGAGAACAAGGAATGCAACAAGTTCAAACACAAGGTTGGTATGACATAATGTCTGtgggaaaagagggaaaaaatcatCCTCCGAGTCCGATTAAACTAATGTTGATCTTTTAGCTTTTTCTGTTTGACTCAGTTCCTCTGTGGGAAAATAAAGAGTCACAAAGTTTCAGTCCTCTTCATTACCAACTAcatctctgattttttttcagtgattcAAATATTTCTGGTGTTGTCGTCTGTTTCCCTGATTGTTACATGCAGGAACTATTTCTTGATGAATGATAGTGTTTCCAGGTTATCGGCGGAAGTAGACGAGCTGCCATCACTGCAGTGTCACCTCACTTGTAAACCAGTGTCTTACTATGTAATGTTGGTAAAAGATTCCCCCTTTAAATGATTTTGCCAAGAAATTTCTCCGGGAGATCCTGTAGAAGTATGTGTTGAAAATATAgtcattaaatataatttaaaaaagattatAATCTACAAACTGAATGTGTTCCAGTTTTTACAGacgtcttttcttttctgttctgttatcAGCTGCTCAAACAAACTGACCCTTTGGCCACAAAATCCTGCTCCATGAAATCTATTTAACTTTCATATATCTCCACAAGATCCTCATGTCCATCCAAGACCATCTAGAGACCACTAAAGACTACTGCCTACACAGGGCCTAGCGTAGTATATCTAGTGCTACATTTTCTGgcaaaaaattcaatttttaatttgcttgttttattaaTTGATGCATTTCTTGTGATTAGCGGCGGTCaaagtgtgaaaatgtgatagaaatatgacatttctatttgtttcatgtattaatttgagtAGCGTTACTTATTACTtgacttggttagacacaacaACGAACAGACCAGATCAAGcgaaagataaagaaaaacgttttatttctctgtatggttgATTCCATGATGTTGTctgacacttataataacaaccTGAGCTTGTCATTGACGGGGTGCTATTGCCTCAAAGGATTACATCGCAGCCCATTTAATGGCTGCCAGCTGCAGCATTCTCGCTCAATACTAAATCATCTTCAAACTGAATTTGTAGGCAGGTGAGAAAACactctgcagctgctggtgTCTTTGCTCTGCGTTTCAGGATGTGCCGACTAAGCTTGTGGCGAAGGCGGTTCCCCTGCCGATGATGGTGAGAGGCCATTGGTTCCTGAGCCCTCGGACAGAGTACACTGTGTCCGTCCAAACAGCCTCCAAACAACCAGACGGAGAATATTCTGTTTCTCAGTGGAGCGAAATCATCGAGTTCTGCACAGCAGGTCCAACAAAATACTCACAGTCCATGATCCATGTTCTCTGGACTTTTCATGCACTGACACTACCACAGTGGTCTCTGAATGAAGATTACCCTCTCTATTGCAGTGTAAATGTTGTGTTAGCGAGTTTAATATTTAAATCCTCAGCTgctcttctttttgtctttctgaaTTATTCGGTGTGTAATGTCTAGACATTCAGATGCATATATTGTTCATGTGTCTCCAGATTACTCCACAGTCCATCTGAACCAGCTGCTGCAGAAAGCTGAGGTGATCGCCAGCAGGATGCTGCCGTTCACCGTCTTCTACCGGAACCAAGAGAAGGAGTATTTCCAGCaagccaggtgtgtgtgtgtcctctatCTTCACTGAAGTCACACACTTTGcatgtgttcaggtgtgttttaacccctgtgtgtgtgctgtgaacAGCCCCTCTTATCGTTCCAGAGACGCTCAGTGCTGCCGTATGCTGCCAGCGGTTAAAGACAACAGCGGCAGCCACGGGTCACCCATCAGCGGCAaactggaggggatctttttCAGCTGCAACACAGAGTTCAACACAGGAAAACCCCCCCAGGACTCCCCATATGGACCCTACCGCTTCCAGGTACAgcatacatgaaaacattattCAGACTAACTGATACTCTGAGAGGAAACTAATGACATTATTACCTGTAGTGTTAGgtatataataacaataataataataataataataaataatgacataagTCTGAACCTTTAAACCTGTAAATCTTTAATATCTTTACTGTGCAAATACATTCAGGTACATTAGATGTACCCCATTTATACTTAAGTCCATGGTTTCACATGGCTTCCACATGGCTGCGAGGGTCCGGTGACATAAATTTCATCAATTTTCATCTGCCCATGTCAGCGAGGGTAATAAAAACCTGTACCACTTCATTAGTTACAAACTACAATTGCATGGTTGAGACTTTATGCATGTTACCTTGCCACACATGGGAAATTCAGGGGTCAATGGCTTGCACCAAAACTCCAGGACATTAACACCAGCAGTGTCTAAATCAAAGCATCCAGTGCATATTTACCGGCCTCTTTATAAGCCAGATTCACAGCACCATCCACTATGCAAATCTCCATGTTATATGGACAaacacagatagatagatagaagaGACCAAGACCACAATGCACTTGGTGGAGAACTTACTCAGTGCTGTCACCTAGTGACTAAattttgcaacagcaaataaaacCTTGGGAGCCCACTTAAAATCTAcaatacattttgcacatacatttaaataatgtaatgttatcAAATCTTGAGAGACAAGCTCCTGTTCTTTATCATTTCAAACAGCACAACCCAAATAAACATACAGGTCTGTCAAAAATAAATGAGGAGATAATGCCACCACAAATGGAAATcattaaataaaccagaaatgTATTGCCGCttcacagaaaatgttcacactGTTGTCAGTGGCCTGACCAACATGCTGAATCTGTTAGTGTTCCATGTGCGTCCTGACCTCTTAGTTAATGTTAATGTACTTAGTGTTACAATAGTGCTAGTAGAAGCAGACAATGTAATACTAATAGTAAGTTTTGGTTTTCTGCTGTCATAAAACAATCTACACATACTTTTCCACTT is a genomic window of Thunnus maccoyii chromosome 20, fThuMac1.1, whole genome shotgun sequence containing:
- the LOC121887323 gene encoding phytanoyl-CoA hydroxylase-interacting protein-like, producing MYRCTESADSGIGDLDDLPVPQQIHISNITCDSFKISWDMDSRGRERITHYFIDLNKKENKECNKFKHKDVPTKLVAKAVPLPMMVRGHWFLSPRTEYTVSVQTASKQPDGEYSVSQWSEIIEFCTADYSTVHLNQLLQKAEVIASRMLPFTVFYRNQEKEYFQQASPSYRSRDAQCCRMLPAVKDNSGSHGSPISGKLEGIFFSCNTEFNTGKPPQDSPYGPYRFQIQADILFNRNTNIYFGDFYCMYTSYHYVIVVLAPDGSKGDAFCKGRLPALDRSNNCFLTCTEEDGGLLSFHHAQDVILEVIYTEPVDLSSGTVAQISGHQLMSLSTVNAKKDPSCKICNISVGR